The Phycisphaeraceae bacterium genome window below encodes:
- the rplO gene encoding 50S ribosomal protein L15, translated as MMIHDITEIVGAHKSRKRIGRGVGSGHGKTSGRGHNGAGSRSGFSSPAHREGGQMPFFRRMAKRGFTNAAFRKHFATVNLRSIDARFEDGESVSPETLVKVGLIRNTKLPVKILADGEITKKLNITAAKFTQAATDKITKAGGSVTVDTGRPAPSPADGE; from the coding sequence ATGATGATTCATGACATCACCGAGATCGTCGGAGCCCACAAGTCACGCAAGCGCATTGGTCGCGGCGTCGGTTCCGGTCACGGCAAGACCTCTGGCCGAGGCCACAACGGCGCGGGCAGCCGCTCGGGATTCTCGTCACCCGCTCACCGCGAGGGTGGTCAGATGCCGTTCTTCCGCCGGATGGCCAAGCGAGGCTTCACCAACGCGGCGTTTCGTAAGCACTTCGCGACCGTGAACCTGCGTTCCATCGACGCGCGCTTTGAGGACGGCGAATCGGTCAGCCCCGAGACGCTGGTCAAGGTCGGCCTGATCCGCAACACCAAGCTGCCGGTTAAGATTCTCGCTGACGGTGAGATCACCAAGAAGCTCAACATCACGGCGGCCAAGTTCACCCAGGCCGCCACGGACAAGATCACGAAGGCCGGCGGATCGGTCACCGTCGATACGGGGCGTCCCGCCCCATCACCCGCAGACGGCGAATAA
- the rplR gene encoding 50S ribosomal protein L18: MNVKNQRRTRRKAGVRKRVLGTIETPRLSIFRSSKHIYAQLIDDMAGKTLASASSVVEKTAGGNVEGAKAVGKAIAEKAKSAGINAIQFDRNGYRYHGRVKALADSAREAGLKF; the protein is encoded by the coding sequence ATCAATGTAAAAAATCAGCGTCGCACACGCCGGAAGGCGGGAGTGCGCAAGCGTGTGCTCGGCACGATCGAGACGCCCCGATTGTCGATCTTCCGCAGCTCGAAGCATATCTATGCTCAGCTCATCGACGACATGGCCGGCAAGACTCTGGCGTCGGCCAGCTCGGTGGTCGAGAAGACCGCTGGCGGGAACGTCGAGGGTGCCAAGGCCGTCGGCAAGGCCATCGCCGAGAAGGCGAAGTCTGCTGGCATCAACGCTATTCAGTTTGACCGTAACGGATACAGGTACCACGGGCGTGTGAAGGCCCTGGCCGACAGCGCCCGCGAAGCGGGCCTTAAGTTCTAA
- the rplF gene encoding 50S ribosomal protein L6: MSRIGKKPVPIEGGAKVSISGNTVTVEASGKKLSYDHRPEVSVRIDDDAKNVIVERRDDTRLAKAMHGLTRALIANMIEGVTKGYTKQLEIVGVGWNAQVQGRQVNLKLGYADTRVVKIPDGVDVAVEAQKLTITGPDKMLVGQTAAAIRSHRKPEPYNGKGVRYAGEQIIRKAGKAFGN; encoded by the coding sequence ATGTCACGCATCGGTAAAAAACCAGTTCCCATCGAAGGCGGCGCCAAGGTGTCGATCAGCGGTAACACCGTGACGGTCGAGGCCTCGGGCAAGAAGCTCAGCTACGATCACCGCCCGGAGGTGAGCGTTCGCATTGACGATGACGCCAAGAACGTGATCGTCGAGCGTCGTGATGACACGCGACTCGCTAAGGCGATGCACGGTCTGACCCGAGCCTTGATCGCCAACATGATCGAGGGTGTGACTAAGGGTTACACCAAGCAGCTCGAGATCGTCGGCGTCGGCTGGAACGCGCAGGTCCAGGGCCGTCAGGTCAATCTCAAGCTGGGCTACGCGGACACGCGCGTCGTCAAGATCCCGGATGGCGTGGATGTCGCCGTCGAGGCCCAGAAACTCACCATCACCGGCCCCGACAAGATGCTTGTCGGGCAGACCGCAGCAGCGATCCGCTCGCACCGCAAGCCCGAGCCGTACAACGGCAAGGGCGTCCGTTACGCCGGCGAGCAGATCATCCGTAAGGCCGGCAAGGCGTTCGGCAACTAA
- the rpsH gene encoding 30S ribosomal protein S8: MSLSDTIADMLTRVRNAARAKHPRVDCRNSNVCRGIARVLRDEGYINRFDVIEDGRQGILRIELKYGPRGEQLINLLKRESKPGCRVYSKVDDLPRPLAGLGIAILTTPKGVLSDREARTENVGGELICTVE; this comes from the coding sequence ATGTCTCTAAGCGACACCATCGCCGACATGCTCACGCGAGTCCGAAACGCGGCCCGGGCCAAACACCCGCGCGTTGACTGCCGCAACTCCAACGTCTGCCGCGGCATCGCCCGCGTGCTCCGTGACGAGGGCTACATCAACCGTTTCGATGTCATCGAGGACGGCCGTCAGGGCATCCTCCGCATCGAGCTTAAGTACGGCCCCCGTGGCGAGCAGTTGATCAATCTGCTCAAGCGGGAGTCGAAACCCGGATGCCGCGTCTATAGCAAGGTAGACGACCTCCCCCGTCCGCTCGCGGGTCTGGGTATCGCCATCCTCACCACGCCGAAGGGCGTTCTCTCGGACCGCGAGGCCCGAACCGAGAACGTCGGCGGCGAACTGATCTGCACCGTCGAGTAA
- the rpsN gene encoding 30S ribosomal protein S14 — translation MSSKSTVVRNNKVKATVAKYAERRRQLKADKDYIGLQQLPRNASPTRVRNLCALTGRSRGVYRKFRISRIVLRELALEGKIPGMRKASW, via the coding sequence ATGTCGTCAAAATCAACCGTCGTTCGGAACAACAAGGTCAAGGCCACGGTGGCCAAGTACGCGGAGCGCAGGCGTCAGCTAAAGGCCGACAAGGATTACATCGGCCTGCAGCAGCTCCCACGCAACGCGAGCCCCACCCGGGTGCGCAACTTGTGTGCTCTCACCGGTCGATCCCGGGGTGTATACCGCAAGTTCCGTATCTCGCGCATCGTCCTTCGGGAACTGGCCCTTGAGGGCAAGATCCCCGGCATGCGTAAGGCCTCCTGGTAA
- the rplE gene encoding 50S ribosomal protein L5, giving the protein MAKNKIKETLDPAAMKASAPAGLAPRLKQRFGDEIAPKLREQFGIKNVMATPKLQKIILNVGLGKQLEGTKINPKAKEQVLLTLETVAGQKPVMRKAKKSVSNFKLRAGYEVGAMVTLRGDRMWEFLDRLITLSIPRIKDFRGLKAKSFDGRGNYSFGITEQAIFPEVDMTSAQFTHGMHITMVFEQSDDTKSRFLLEELGWPFIKPENK; this is encoded by the coding sequence ATGGCGAAGAACAAGATCAAAGAAACCCTCGACCCGGCGGCGATGAAGGCCTCGGCACCAGCCGGCCTCGCACCGCGGCTCAAGCAGCGCTTTGGCGATGAGATCGCCCCGAAGCTGCGTGAGCAGTTTGGCATTAAGAACGTCATGGCGACCCCCAAGCTCCAGAAGATCATCCTTAATGTGGGTCTGGGCAAGCAGCTTGAGGGCACTAAGATCAACCCGAAGGCTAAAGAGCAGGTGCTCCTGACGCTGGAGACGGTCGCAGGTCAGAAGCCAGTGATGCGTAAGGCCAAGAAGTCGGTCTCGAACTTCAAGCTGCGAGCGGGTTACGAGGTCGGTGCAATGGTGACATTGCGTGGCGACCGGATGTGGGAGTTCCTCGATCGTTTGATCACGCTGTCGATCCCTCGTATCAAGGACTTCCGTGGCCTCAAGGCCAAGTCGTTTGATGGTCGCGGCAACTACTCGTTCGGCATCACCGAGCAGGCGATTTTCCCTGAGGTGGACATGACTTCTGCCCAGTTCACCCACGGCATGCACATCACGATGGTCTTTGAGCAGTCTGACGACACCAAGTCGCGCTTCCTGCTCGAAGAACTCGGTTGGCCGTTCATCAAGCCCGAGAATAAATAA
- the rplX gene encoding 50S ribosomal protein L24, which yields MARHIRSGDMVIVTAGNGAWIRQHDAEGRVVNKTRDLRPKKILRVLTETDQVLVEGVNVRKKHLKPTQANPRGGVVSREMPIHISNVSPIADGKPTRVRFETRDDGSKVRVAARNGEQIGPELRKAKAK from the coding sequence ATGGCCAGGCACATCCGATCAGGCGACATGGTGATTGTCACCGCCGGCAACGGCGCGTGGATTCGCCAACACGATGCTGAGGGTCGCGTGGTGAACAAGACCCGGGACCTTCGTCCTAAGAAGATCCTGCGTGTGCTCACCGAGACGGACCAGGTGTTGGTCGAGGGCGTGAACGTCCGCAAGAAGCACCTCAAGCCGACGCAGGCGAACCCGCGTGGCGGGGTGGTCAGCCGTGAGATGCCGATTCACATCTCCAACGTCTCGCCGATTGCTGATGGCAAGCCGACGCGGGTACGTTTCGAGACCCGTGATGACGGCTCGAAGGTCCGCGTTGCTGCACGCAATGGCGAGCAGATTGGTCCGGAACTCCGCAAGGCCAAGGCCAAGTAA
- the rplN gene encoding 50S ribosomal protein L14 → MIQAESRVDVADNTGAKIAYVIRVLGGSTGRGRKTLKTASLGDKVVCSVKKSLPGSDMKQGTIVRGVVVRTNYPVRRIDGSYVRFDKNAIVLIDEKGEPRGTRIFGAVARELREQQYMKIVSLASEVV, encoded by the coding sequence ATGATCCAGGCCGAATCACGTGTCGACGTGGCAGACAACACCGGAGCGAAGATCGCTTATGTGATCCGCGTGCTCGGCGGGTCCACCGGCCGTGGTCGCAAGACCCTCAAGACCGCGTCGCTGGGCGACAAGGTGGTTTGCTCGGTGAAGAAGTCGCTGCCCGGCAGCGACATGAAGCAGGGCACGATCGTCAGGGGCGTGGTGGTCCGGACGAACTACCCGGTCCGCCGGATTGATGGCAGCTACGTGCGGTTTGACAAGAACGCGATCGTTCTGATTGACGAGAAGGGCGAGCCTCGTGGGACACGCATCTTTGGTGCGGTGGCCCGAGAGCTTCGCGAGCAGCAGTACATGAAGATCGTCTCCCTCGCCTCCGAGGTTGTGTAA
- the rpsQ gene encoding 30S ribosomal protein S17 — translation MTTTTEQPQRQLAGTKIGVVTGDKRNKTRTVEVDFQVRHPKYGKYIHRQLRFHVHDEGNTSKVGDRVEIAPCRPYSKTKSWRLHKILQSAAVTE, via the coding sequence GTGACCACGACGACAGAACAACCCCAACGTCAGCTCGCCGGCACAAAGATCGGTGTGGTGACTGGCGACAAGCGGAACAAGACCCGGACCGTCGAGGTCGACTTCCAGGTCCGTCACCCCAAGTACGGCAAGTACATCCACCGGCAGCTCCGCTTCCATGTCCACGATGAGGGCAACACCTCGAAAGTGGGCGACCGCGTCGAGATCGCGCCGTGTCGGCCGTATTCCAAGACCAAGAGCTGGCGTCTGCACAAGATCCTGCAGTCCGCTGCTGTAACCGAGTAA
- the rpmC gene encoding 50S ribosomal protein L29 gives MKPSEIRELNDAEIVHEIQRLRREVFDLRTKAVTEKLENPRQFSVLKKDIARLMTEQTTRANAQTAQA, from the coding sequence ATGAAGCCCAGTGAAATCCGCGAACTTAATGACGCCGAGATCGTCCACGAGATCCAGCGTCTCCGCCGCGAGGTCTTTGATCTCCGGACGAAGGCAGTGACCGAGAAGCTGGAGAACCCCAGACAGTTCTCGGTTCTCAAGAAGGACATCGCCCGACTGATGACCGAGCAGACCACCCGCGCCAACGCACAGACCGCACAAGCCTGA
- the rplP gene encoding 50S ribosomal protein L16 yields the protein MPLMPKRVKFRKQQRGKLRGVASRGNHVAFGEFGLQVTEGGWLTARQIEAGRIAARQYVSREGKLFVRVFPDKPISKKPLETRMGKGKAEPEYWAACVKPGTILYEITGVPKDLARAAFTRVAHKMPFRCRFVERRPAV from the coding sequence ATGCCCCTGATGCCAAAACGAGTCAAGTTCCGCAAGCAGCAGCGAGGCAAGCTGCGCGGTGTCGCCTCACGGGGCAACCACGTTGCCTTCGGCGAGTTCGGCCTGCAGGTCACCGAAGGTGGCTGGCTCACGGCACGGCAGATCGAGGCCGGTCGTATTGCCGCCAGGCAGTACGTCTCCCGCGAGGGCAAGCTGTTTGTGCGGGTCTTTCCCGACAAGCCCATCTCGAAGAAGCCTCTCGAGACACGCATGGGTAAGGGCAAAGCGGAGCCAGAATACTGGGCCGCGTGCGTGAAGCCCGGGACGATCCTTTACGAGATCACCGGTGTTCCCAAGGACCTGGCCCGCGCGGCGTTTACCCGTGTGGCCCACAAGATGCCGTTCCGCTGCCGCTTTGTTGAGCGCCGCCCCGCGGTCTAA
- the rpsC gene encoding 30S ribosomal protein S3 has translation MGQKVHPFGFRVGITEPHRSRWYAPKALYGELLVEDQKIRRYCDRVLNQTPPFAAVSDIHIERTREELKIVIKTARPGLVIGPKGAEIERLTSELQGLTGRNVSINCIEVNNPDKNAQLVAMSIAEQLAKRAGFRRVIKMKAEAAMNAGAKGVKIKIGGRLGGHEMSRTEDIRLGAIPLSTLQANIDYGFAQSLTTYGTLGIKVWVYNGPYSEVSEDQIESKAAGARPRARGRH, from the coding sequence ATGGGACAAAAAGTTCATCCATTCGGCTTCCGCGTCGGCATCACCGAGCCCCATCGGAGCCGCTGGTACGCCCCCAAGGCGCTCTACGGCGAGCTGCTGGTCGAAGACCAGAAGATCCGCAGGTACTGCGATCGTGTGCTGAACCAGACCCCGCCTTTTGCTGCGGTCAGTGACATTCATATTGAGCGTACTCGCGAAGAGTTGAAGATCGTCATCAAGACGGCTCGGCCCGGTCTGGTCATTGGCCCCAAGGGTGCCGAGATCGAGCGGCTGACCTCTGAGTTGCAGGGTCTGACCGGGCGAAACGTATCGATCAACTGCATCGAAGTGAACAACCCTGATAAGAACGCGCAGCTCGTCGCGATGAGCATCGCGGAGCAGCTCGCCAAGCGAGCGGGTTTCCGCCGTGTCATCAAGATGAAGGCCGAAGCGGCGATGAACGCAGGTGCCAAGGGCGTCAAGATCAAGATTGGCGGGCGTCTTGGTGGTCACGAGATGAGCCGTACCGAGGACATCCGTCTCGGTGCGATCCCGCTCTCGACGCTTCAGGCGAACATCGACTATGGCTTTGCCCAGAGTCTCACGACGTACGGTACCCTCGGTATCAAGGTGTGGGTCTACAACGGCCCGTACTCCGAGGTTTCCGAAGATCAGATCGAGTCGAAGGCCGCAGGGGCTCGACCGCGTGCCCGAGGCCGTCACTAA